Proteins from one Streptomyces sp. NBC_00289 genomic window:
- a CDS encoding ATP/GTP-binding protein, producing the protein MVSEHSDAADGESSALALKILVAGGFGVGKTTLVGAVSEIRPLRTEELLSEAGQLVDDTGGVDQKVTTTVAMDFGRITIRSGLSLYLFGTPGQDRFWFLWDELSQGALGAVVLADTRRLEDCFPAVDYFEHRRIPFVVAVNCFTGARSYGSQDVSRALDLDRGTPVVLCDARDRDSGKEVLIRLVEYAGRMYTARLLDSVG; encoded by the coding sequence ATGGTCTCCGAGCACTCCGACGCCGCGGACGGCGAGTCGTCCGCCCTGGCGCTGAAGATCCTGGTCGCCGGCGGATTCGGCGTGGGCAAGACCACCCTGGTGGGCGCGGTCAGCGAGATCAGGCCGCTGCGCACCGAGGAACTGCTCAGCGAAGCGGGCCAGTTGGTGGACGACACCGGCGGTGTGGACCAGAAGGTCACCACGACGGTCGCCATGGACTTCGGACGCATCACCATCCGGTCCGGTCTGTCCCTCTACCTCTTCGGCACGCCGGGCCAGGACCGGTTCTGGTTCCTGTGGGACGAGCTGTCACAGGGAGCGCTCGGGGCCGTGGTCCTCGCGGACACCCGTCGCCTGGAGGACTGTTTCCCGGCGGTGGACTATTTCGAGCACCGGCGCATCCCGTTTGTGGTGGCCGTCAACTGCTTCACGGGCGCCCGGTCCTACGGCTCCCAGGACGTCTCACGCGCTCTCGACCTCGACCGGGGGACACCCGTGGTCCTGTGTGACGCCCGCGACCGCGACTCCGGCAAGGAAGTGCTGATCCGACTGGTCGAGTACGCCGGGCGGATGTACACCGCCCGGCTGCTCGACTCCGTCGGCTGA
- a CDS encoding DUF6397 family protein has translation MSGTTITHENTATTGLREGTVAQSRAARELSLKRSEFDVAVHLGRIRTVPDDGGGGRRVARAEIDRLRAEAGFPEALRKSVEAVGTAEGAAVMQVSAPRFTRLARLGLVVPVHFYLNRYRAVVWLYPAEELRRFAADEKNTPLLSGRTPEGLRDQLEAGLDLRPRNWRGRHLGLSLRQADDPWARAAVVASLLDPVQVAEIVKDPYERALLNRFRPTPPAHGTPGSPAAHIAERIMTADDPDEIAWLRADLTHALDEARERRPAPRPAPKTHTPPAAAERKPSPRPKRRPAGLLGRLRRGERRDPAAC, from the coding sequence ATGTCCGGTACCACGATCACGCACGAAAACACGGCCACGACGGGACTGCGCGAGGGCACGGTCGCACAAAGTCGCGCGGCTCGGGAACTGTCCCTGAAACGCAGTGAGTTCGACGTCGCCGTCCACCTCGGACGCATCCGCACCGTCCCGGACGACGGTGGAGGGGGCCGTCGGGTGGCCCGCGCCGAGATCGACCGGCTGCGCGCCGAGGCGGGCTTCCCCGAGGCGCTGCGCAAGTCCGTCGAGGCCGTGGGCACCGCTGAAGGCGCCGCCGTCATGCAGGTGAGCGCCCCCAGGTTCACCCGCCTCGCACGGCTGGGGCTGGTCGTCCCGGTGCACTTCTACCTCAACCGCTACAGGGCCGTCGTCTGGCTCTACCCGGCCGAGGAACTGCGGCGGTTCGCGGCCGACGAGAAGAACACCCCACTGCTGAGCGGCCGCACGCCCGAAGGGCTCCGGGACCAGTTGGAGGCGGGGCTCGACCTGCGGCCCCGCAACTGGCGCGGACGACACCTGGGCCTGAGCCTCCGCCAGGCCGACGACCCATGGGCGCGGGCCGCGGTCGTCGCGTCTCTGCTCGACCCGGTCCAGGTCGCGGAGATCGTCAAGGACCCCTACGAACGGGCCCTTCTGAACCGGTTCCGGCCGACACCACCGGCGCACGGCACACCGGGCTCGCCCGCGGCACACATCGCCGAGCGGATCATGACGGCGGACGACCCGGACGAGATCGCCTGGCTGCGGGCGGACCTGACACACGCACTGGACGAGGCGCGCGAGCGGCGGCCGGCGCCACGGCCCGCACCGAAGACGCACACCCCACCCGCGGCGGCGGAACGGAAACCGTCCCCGCGGCCGAAGCGACGGCCGGCCGGCCTGCTCGGCCGACTGCGTCGCGGCGAACGGCGTGATCCGGCGGCCTGCTGA
- a CDS encoding DUF742 domain-containing protein, which translates to MTEDMRNAPREPGSQWYDNEAGPLVRPYAMTGGRTQPGPSGVRFDLIALVTLDAGAPGAADDAALGPEHRALLDLCRTETQSVAELAAGADLPVGVVRVLLGDLLEYGCVTVSRPVPPAQLPDERILREVIEGLRAL; encoded by the coding sequence ATGACCGAGGACATGAGGAACGCCCCGCGCGAGCCGGGCAGCCAGTGGTACGACAACGAGGCCGGCCCCCTCGTCCGTCCGTACGCCATGACGGGCGGCCGCACCCAACCCGGCCCCTCCGGGGTGCGGTTCGACCTGATCGCCCTCGTCACGCTGGACGCGGGCGCGCCAGGCGCCGCGGACGACGCCGCGCTCGGACCGGAGCACCGTGCTCTCCTGGACCTGTGCCGCACGGAGACCCAGTCCGTCGCGGAACTCGCCGCGGGTGCCGATCTGCCGGTCGGCGTGGTCCGGGTGCTCCTCGGTGATCTCCTGGAATACGGCTGCGTCACCGTGAGCCGTCCGGTACCCCCCGCGCAGCTGCCGGACGAACGGATTCTGCGCGAGGTGATCGAAGGGCTTCGGGCCCTGTAG
- a CDS encoding PPOX class F420-dependent oxidoreductase: MAQKMTDEEWRAFVSYGTRTGKLSTVRADGSPHVAPIWFVLDGDDLVFNTSKTTVKGRNLARDGRIALCVDDDRPPFDYVVIQGRARISEDLEELRHWAARIGARYMGEERAEEFGARNGVPGELLVRVAVDKVIAQKAVAD; this comes from the coding sequence ATGGCACAGAAGATGACCGATGAGGAATGGCGGGCTTTCGTCTCGTACGGAACCCGCACCGGAAAACTGTCGACCGTCCGGGCTGATGGGAGCCCTCACGTGGCGCCGATCTGGTTCGTGCTGGACGGCGACGACCTGGTGTTCAACACCTCCAAGACCACGGTGAAAGGGCGCAATCTGGCCCGCGACGGCCGGATCGCGCTGTGCGTGGACGACGACCGGCCGCCCTTCGACTACGTGGTGATCCAGGGGCGGGCCCGGATTTCGGAGGATCTCGAGGAGCTCCGGCACTGGGCCGCCCGCATCGGGGCCCGCTACATGGGCGAGGAGCGCGCCGAGGAGTTCGGTGCCCGCAACGGCGTACCGGGCGAACTCCTCGTGCGTGTCGCCGTGGACAAGGTGATCGCGCAGAAGGCTGTGGCGGACTGA
- a CDS encoding roadblock/LC7 domain-containing protein: protein MIHDPSTRAVQRSGELDWLLDDLVLRVREVRHAVVLSNDGLAVGASTDLERADAEHLAAVASGFHSLAKGAGRHFGAGGVRQTMVEMDEGFLFVAAAGDGSCLAVLTAATADIGLVAYEMARLVKRVGEHLYTAPRIGARPPAAG, encoded by the coding sequence ATGATTCATGATCCGAGCACGAGAGCCGTGCAGCGGTCCGGTGAACTGGACTGGCTGCTCGACGACCTGGTGCTGCGCGTGCGCGAGGTACGGCATGCCGTGGTGCTGTCCAACGACGGTCTGGCCGTGGGCGCGTCGACCGATCTCGAGCGTGCGGACGCGGAACACCTCGCCGCGGTCGCCTCCGGCTTCCACAGCCTGGCCAAGGGTGCGGGCCGGCACTTCGGGGCCGGTGGCGTGCGCCAGACCATGGTGGAGATGGACGAGGGCTTCCTGTTCGTGGCCGCCGCGGGAGACGGCTCCTGCCTCGCCGTCCTCACCGCCGCGACCGCCGACATCGGGCTGGTCGCCTACGAGATGGCACGGCTGGTGAAACGCGTCGGCGAGCACCTGTACACGGCGCCGCGGATCGGCGCGCGGCCGCCCGCCGCGGGCTGA
- a CDS encoding acyl-CoA thioesterase: MTNPAERLVDLLDLEQIEVNIFRGPSPQESIQRVFGGQVAGQALVAAGRTTEGDRPVHSLHAYFLRPGRPGVPIVYQVERVRDGRSFTTRRVTAVQQGRTIFNLTASFHKPEQASFEHQLPPARKVPDPESLPTVTDEIREHLGALPEQLERMARRQPFDIRYVDRLRWTVDEVRDAEPRSAVWMRAVGPLGDDPLVHTCALTYASDMTLLDAVRIPVEPLWGPRGFDMASLDHAMWFHRPFRADEWFLYDQESPIATGGRGLARGRIYDIEGRLLVSVVQEGLFRAL; the protein is encoded by the coding sequence ATGACGAACCCGGCCGAGAGGCTTGTCGATCTGCTCGACCTCGAGCAGATCGAGGTCAACATCTTCCGCGGTCCGAGCCCGCAGGAGTCCATCCAGCGGGTCTTCGGCGGGCAGGTGGCGGGCCAGGCACTGGTGGCCGCCGGCCGCACCACCGAGGGCGACCGCCCGGTGCACTCGCTGCACGCGTACTTCCTGCGGCCGGGCCGGCCGGGTGTGCCGATCGTGTACCAGGTCGAACGGGTGCGGGACGGACGGTCGTTCACCACGCGCCGGGTCACCGCCGTGCAGCAGGGCCGCACCATCTTCAATCTCACCGCCTCCTTCCACAAACCTGAGCAAGCGAGTTTCGAACATCAGCTGCCGCCGGCCCGCAAGGTCCCGGACCCCGAGTCCCTGCCGACGGTCACGGACGAGATCAGGGAGCATCTGGGCGCGCTGCCGGAGCAGTTGGAGCGCATGGCCCGCCGCCAGCCCTTCGACATCCGCTACGTGGACCGGCTGCGCTGGACCGTCGACGAGGTCAGGGACGCCGAGCCGCGCAGCGCCGTGTGGATGCGCGCGGTCGGACCGCTGGGTGACGACCCGCTGGTGCACACCTGCGCGTTGACGTACGCCAGTGACATGACCCTGCTGGACGCGGTCCGTATCCCGGTCGAACCCCTTTGGGGCCCGCGCGGTTTCGACATGGCGTCGCTGGACCACGCCATGTGGTTTCACCGGCCCTTCCGTGCGGACGAGTGGTTCCTGTACGACCAGGAGTCACCGATCGCGACGGGTGGACGGGGGCTGGCCCGCGGGCGTATCTACGACATCGAGGGCCGTCTGCTCGTGTCGGTCGTCCAGGAGGGGCTGTTCCGGGCGCTGTAG
- a CDS encoding roadblock/LC7 domain-containing protein, which produces MAQQGLGWLLDDLTERVEHVRHALVLSNDGLVAGASTGLRREDAEHLAAVSSGLHSLAKGSGRHFGAGRVRQTMIEFDDAVLFVTAAGTGSCLCVLSGAEADIGQIGYEMTLLVNRVGEHLGVDARHPERSPAEDL; this is translated from the coding sequence ATGGCGCAGCAAGGACTTGGCTGGTTGCTGGACGACTTGACCGAGCGTGTCGAACATGTGCGGCACGCCCTGGTGCTGTCCAACGACGGGCTGGTGGCGGGCGCGAGCACGGGGCTGCGCCGCGAGGACGCGGAGCACCTCGCTGCCGTCTCGTCCGGACTGCACAGCCTGGCCAAGGGTTCCGGGCGGCACTTCGGCGCGGGCCGGGTACGGCAGACGATGATCGAGTTCGACGACGCGGTGCTGTTCGTGACCGCGGCGGGCACCGGCAGTTGTCTGTGCGTGCTCAGCGGTGCGGAAGCCGACATCGGCCAGATCGGCTACGAGATGACACTGCTCGTGAACCGCGTGGGCGAGCACCTCGGCGTGGATGCGCGGCATCCCGAACGCAGCCCGGCGGAAGACCTCTGA